A genomic stretch from Chloroflexota bacterium includes:
- a CDS encoding S9 family peptidase produces MSTSQRRPISAEDLAALVLIDSPRLSPDGTIVTFTRTTTELAERCYRSAIWSVPYDGGEPRQLTSGTSRERSARWSPDGRWLAFIADRDGEKGQLYVLPTGGGEARAVTSKLAGIGGVAWSPDSARLAFTARVRPADQPSILNSPDTPVFREIRRIKHRSDGTGLLDGRAHLFVVERDGVAGSDGAAASQITDGDWDDSTPAWSPDGRSIAFASNRSPDRDWNDVSDIYVVPAAGGEARLLTDGGHALSAPAFSPDGQTVACLGRTLDAPAGANVDLWTVPAAGGAPRCLTAGLDISIGSDVLSDVRGGHLVLAPIWTPDSQHLRFLVSERGNVTLQEIGVDGGSLRQIAGGDRVLLDADGDGERIVFAASTPTNPGDLYTISADGSAERQITSLNDDLLASLALSEPEHLEFTGADGQAVEGWFLPGRGEGRRPLVLEIHGGPHSLYGNAFFHEFQLLAAEGYHVLYTNPRGSKGYGETFCSEIAGAWGDLDYRDLMAAVDLIVQRPDVDASRLGVAGGSYGGYMTNWIIGHTDRFKAAVTMRCLSNFVSFYGTSDIGPWFGERELEGSPRDRLMRYWDRSPLAHVEQVTTPVLILHGEQDLRCPIEQAEQWFVSLRRLGKTAEFVRFPDESHDMSRSGRPDRRQVRLQRIVGWFKEYLGS; encoded by the coding sequence ATGTCTACCAGCCAGCGACGACCGATCTCCGCCGAAGACCTTGCCGCGCTCGTGCTCATCGACAGCCCACGCCTGTCACCGGATGGCACGATCGTCACGTTCACCCGCACGACGACCGAGCTTGCCGAGCGCTGCTACCGCTCGGCCATCTGGAGCGTGCCGTACGACGGCGGCGAGCCGCGCCAACTGACCAGCGGCACCAGCCGCGAGCGCTCGGCGCGCTGGTCGCCAGACGGCCGCTGGCTCGCGTTCATCGCGGACCGCGACGGCGAGAAGGGCCAGCTCTACGTGCTGCCGACCGGCGGCGGCGAGGCCCGCGCCGTCACCAGCAAGCTCGCCGGCATCGGTGGCGTGGCCTGGAGTCCGGACAGCGCTCGGCTGGCGTTCACGGCGCGGGTGCGGCCGGCGGATCAGCCGTCGATCCTGAACAGCCCCGACACGCCCGTCTTCCGCGAGATCCGCCGCATCAAACACCGCTCGGACGGGACCGGCCTGCTCGACGGTCGGGCGCACCTGTTCGTGGTCGAACGCGATGGCGTGGCCGGGAGCGACGGCGCAGCGGCTTCCCAGATCACGGATGGCGACTGGGATGACAGCACGCCAGCCTGGTCGCCGGACGGCCGGAGCATCGCGTTCGCGTCGAACCGCTCCCCCGATCGCGATTGGAACGACGTGTCTGACATCTACGTCGTACCGGCCGCTGGCGGCGAGGCCCGGCTGCTGACGGACGGCGGCCATGCGTTGAGCGCGCCAGCCTTCTCGCCAGACGGTCAGACCGTCGCCTGCCTGGGTCGGACGCTCGACGCGCCGGCCGGCGCAAATGTCGACCTTTGGACCGTCCCGGCGGCGGGCGGCGCACCGCGCTGTCTCACGGCCGGCCTCGACATCTCCATCGGCAGCGACGTGCTGTCAGATGTGCGCGGCGGGCACCTCGTGCTGGCCCCGATCTGGACGCCGGACAGTCAGCATCTGCGGTTCCTGGTCTCGGAGCGTGGCAACGTCACCCTGCAAGAGATCGGCGTGGACGGCGGCTCGCTCCGGCAGATCGCCGGCGGCGACCGTGTGCTGCTCGACGCGGATGGCGACGGCGAGCGGATCGTCTTCGCCGCCAGCACGCCGACGAACCCGGGCGATCTCTACACGATCTCCGCAGACGGCAGCGCCGAGCGGCAGATCACCAGTCTGAATGACGACCTGCTGGCCTCACTGGCACTGTCGGAGCCGGAGCACCTGGAGTTCACTGGCGCGGACGGGCAGGCTGTTGAAGGGTGGTTCCTGCCCGGGCGCGGCGAAGGCCGGCGCCCGCTCGTGCTGGAGATCCACGGCGGGCCACACTCGCTCTACGGCAACGCCTTCTTCCACGAGTTCCAGTTGCTCGCTGCCGAGGGCTACCACGTCCTCTACACCAACCCACGCGGCAGCAAGGGGTACGGCGAGACGTTCTGCTCGGAGATCGCCGGAGCCTGGGGCGACCTCGACTATCGAGACCTGATGGCGGCGGTTGACCTGATCGTGCAGCGGCCGGATGTGGATGCATCGCGGCTCGGCGTGGCTGGCGGCAGCTACGGCGGCTACATGACGAACTGGATCATCGGACACACCGACCGCTTCAAGGCCGCCGTGACGATGCGCTGCCTCTCCAACTTCGTGTCGTTCTACGGCACCAGCGACATCGGACCGTGGTTCGGCGAGCGCGAACTTGAGGGGTCGCCACGCGATCGACTGATGCGCTACTGGGACCGCTCGCCGTTGGCGCACGTCGAGCAAGTGACCACGCCCGTGCTCATCCTGCACGGGGAACAGGATCTGCGCTGTCCCATCGAGCAGGCCGAGCAGTGGTTTGTCTCGCTGCGGCGGCTCGGCAAGACGGCCGAGTTCGTGCGCTTCCCCGACGAGAGCCACGACATGTCGCGGAGCGGTCGGCCGGACCGCCGTCAGGTGCGGCTGCAGCGGATCGTGGGCTGGTTCAAGGAGTATCTTGGGTCGTAG
- a CDS encoding glycerophosphodiester phosphodiesterase: MWQHRTPGRPRVFGHRGSMGYAPENTFASFELAVQQGVDAIELDVHLTTDGEVVVIHDALLDRTAGGSGLVGEKTLAELRTLDAGAHFGPRFAGQRIPTLGEVLAWARGKVVLDVEIKGGPWPYPGLEEKVVGLIREHEMQDQTIVISFDHPTSARVKALAPEVATGTLWSCRPIDPVAVAQAAGANAILPFWAYCDQETVDRAHAAGLSVHPWATSEPRVVERLIAMGVDSICSNHPDLVVGALQRAGG; this comes from the coding sequence ATGTGGCAACATCGGACGCCGGGGCGGCCCCGCGTCTTCGGTCATCGCGGCTCGATGGGCTACGCGCCCGAGAACACGTTCGCCTCGTTTGAGCTGGCCGTCCAGCAGGGCGTGGACGCCATCGAGCTGGACGTTCACCTGACCACGGATGGCGAGGTCGTCGTCATCCACGATGCGCTGCTCGACCGAACGGCCGGCGGCAGCGGCCTCGTCGGCGAGAAGACCCTGGCAGAGCTGCGGACGCTCGACGCCGGCGCGCACTTCGGGCCGCGGTTCGCCGGGCAGCGCATCCCGACGCTCGGCGAGGTGCTGGCCTGGGCGCGCGGCAAGGTCGTGCTCGACGTGGAGATCAAGGGCGGCCCGTGGCCGTATCCGGGTCTGGAAGAGAAGGTCGTCGGGCTGATCCGAGAACACGAGATGCAGGATCAGACCATCGTGATCTCGTTCGACCATCCGACGTCGGCGCGCGTCAAAGCGCTGGCGCCGGAGGTCGCGACCGGCACGCTCTGGAGCTGTCGGCCCATCGATCCGGTGGCGGTGGCGCAGGCGGCGGGCGCCAACGCGATCCTGCCATTCTGGGCCTACTGCGATCAGGAGACGGTTGACAGGGCGCACGCCGCCGGCCTGAGCGTCCATCCGTGGGCCACATCGGAGCCGCGCGTCGTCGAGCGCCTGATTGCGATGGGCGTGGACTCGATCTGCAGCAATCACCCCGACCTCGTTGTCGGCGCGCTGCAGCGCGCCGGCGGCTAG